The proteins below come from a single bacterium HR11 genomic window:
- the sglT_2 gene encoding Sodium/glucose cotransporter, whose translation MGTVDWVVLGAYFLLVVGVSVGLMLRQRTAEDYYLGGRRVPATLIAGSIVATQASAVSLVGGPAFVALRKDGGLLWLQYELALPLAMAALIPLAAAFHRWRVWSIYEFLEVRLGRPVRVAVSGLFQVSRALATGVSLYATALIFHVVLDVPLAWTVLAVGGVSLLYTLMGGILADIVSDLLQLGVLWVGVLVGVAILWESGGPDLLRRVEPARWQTLDLAGHGWGDGRPYGFWPMLIGGLFLYMSYYGCDQSQAQRLLTAPDARTAARALLYNGLLRYPLVLTYVVFGLLLAGWLQVQTPPWMAHVRQDPNGLVPWFVRETLPTGLRGLFLAALLAAAMSSFDSAFNSISAATFRDLQMVGLLPARWTRPRREVWVSRFITFLWGSFCMAFGIGLGRVPIPTVIELINMVGSLLYGPILATFVIALVLRGVESRDVLWGIAAGLGLNGWVAGVYPGVSWLWWNVLGFAGTVVGTLLSAGSHRRSVRWDSAAFQGPESRALGRRYGRTLVGVFFGILLITGLLGRYGRAVAAG comes from the coding sequence TGGGCGCTTATTTTCTTCTCGTCGTGGGGGTCAGCGTCGGGCTGATGCTCCGTCAGCGGACGGCCGAGGACTACTACCTCGGCGGCCGTCGGGTCCCGGCGACCCTCATCGCCGGTTCCATCGTAGCGACGCAGGCCAGCGCCGTCAGCTTAGTCGGGGGACCGGCCTTCGTGGCCCTTCGGAAAGACGGGGGACTTCTGTGGCTTCAATATGAACTGGCCCTGCCTCTGGCGATGGCGGCCCTGATCCCCCTGGCGGCGGCCTTTCACCGATGGCGGGTCTGGAGCATTTATGAGTTCCTCGAGGTCCGGCTGGGTCGGCCCGTGCGGGTGGCCGTCAGCGGCCTCTTTCAAGTCTCCCGGGCTCTGGCGACCGGTGTGAGCCTTTACGCCACGGCCCTGATCTTTCACGTCGTCCTGGACGTTCCCCTGGCGTGGACCGTCCTGGCCGTCGGGGGTGTCAGCCTCCTGTACACGCTCATGGGCGGGATCCTGGCCGACATCGTGTCGGACCTCCTGCAACTGGGGGTCCTCTGGGTGGGCGTCCTCGTCGGGGTAGCGATCCTCTGGGAGAGCGGGGGACCCGACCTCCTCCGTCGGGTCGAGCCGGCCCGGTGGCAAACGCTGGACCTCGCCGGCCACGGGTGGGGCGACGGACGCCCTTACGGCTTCTGGCCCATGCTCATCGGGGGCCTCTTTCTGTACATGTCCTACTACGGTTGCGACCAAAGTCAGGCTCAGCGCTTGCTGACGGCGCCGGACGCCCGGACGGCCGCCCGGGCGCTCCTTTACAACGGCCTCCTCCGGTATCCCCTCGTCCTGACTTACGTCGTCTTCGGTCTCCTGCTGGCCGGTTGGCTCCAAGTCCAGACGCCCCCGTGGATGGCGCACGTCCGTCAGGACCCCAACGGCCTCGTCCCGTGGTTTGTCCGGGAGACGCTTCCGACCGGCCTGCGGGGCCTCTTCCTGGCGGCCCTGCTGGCGGCGGCCATGTCGAGCTTCGACAGCGCCTTCAATTCCATCAGTGCGGCGACCTTCCGGGACCTCCAGATGGTGGGCCTCTTGCCGGCCCGTTGGACGCGGCCCCGGCGGGAAGTCTGGGTCTCCCGGTTCATCACGTTCCTGTGGGGAAGCTTCTGTATGGCCTTCGGCATCGGACTCGGACGGGTCCCGATCCCGACCGTCATCGAGCTCATCAACATGGTCGGGTCGCTCCTGTACGGGCCGATCCTGGCGACGTTTGTCATCGCCCTGGTCCTTCGGGGGGTCGAGTCCCGGGACGTCCTGTGGGGCATCGCCGCCGGCCTGGGTCTTAACGGGTGGGTCGCCGGTGTCTATCCGGGCGTGAGCTGGTTGTGGTGGAACGTCCTGGGCTTTGCGGGGACGGTCGTCGGGACCCTCCTCTCGGCGGGATCCCACCGCCGGTCCGTTCGGTGGGATTCAGCGGCCTTCCAGGGGCCGGAAAGTCGCGCCCTGGGGCGACGATACGGTCGGACTCTTGTGGGGGTCTTTTTCGGGATCCTTCTTATCACAGGCCTCCTGGGCCGCTATGGGAGGGCCGTGGCCGCGGGATGA
- the ggs gene encoding Glucosylglycerate synthase — translation MRFSTALRDSARRRLERLGRADIVVGIPSYNTAATVGHVLQTAVQGLQTYFPDCLGLVLVADGGSVDDTREAAEEVRVDSYNVETLVTIYRGLPGKGTAVRAILEAAEFLQARACVLLDADLRSVTPEWIRNLAEPVLERGYDFIAPYYRRYKYDGTITNTIVYNLTRALYGLQIRQPIGGDFALSQTAVRRYLEHDVWETDVARFGVDAWLTVTAIVHRFRIGQARLGTKVHDVKDPAEHLGPMFRQVVGTVFTLMQTHEAFWKSVRGSQPVEILGEEPPGRPEPFSISMEPLLEAFRLGVLYFGPLWQNVLDPPTYHALLDLAYRPAEEFRLPIETWVRCVYAFAVTYKNWPRHKGKLLDIMLPLYNARVASLINELADVPDAEAEAFFDAQAAVFEALKDELVRRWDDPQEAQKWKAAAPTGPRRAVVLIGAGPTARTVARYLSATRPVWLVDRNRENCEEAARAGLQVVEGDALRREVLETAHAGEAALLIAMTPNDEVNVLSTRLARRDLAVPTVFVLEAGDRPDELREALRGAQARGFRLGAFEVQDWDWWIEHGRTTETVLVVQEATTPEQFLQNLTDRLFMPIAVIRGSEHFFFWEVDRLEPSDRVLGLAVAEP, via the coding sequence ATGCGGTTTTCGACGGCCCTCCGGGATTCGGCCCGCCGACGGCTCGAACGCCTGGGCCGGGCCGACATCGTCGTCGGCATCCCGTCCTACAACACGGCGGCGACCGTCGGGCATGTCCTTCAGACGGCCGTCCAGGGCCTCCAGACCTACTTCCCTGACTGCCTCGGCCTCGTCCTGGTCGCCGACGGCGGGTCGGTCGACGACACCCGGGAGGCGGCCGAGGAAGTCCGGGTCGATTCCTACAACGTCGAGACGCTGGTGACCATCTACCGGGGCCTGCCCGGCAAGGGGACGGCCGTCCGGGCCATCCTGGAGGCGGCCGAATTCCTGCAGGCCCGGGCCTGCGTCCTGCTGGACGCCGACCTGCGGTCCGTCACGCCCGAATGGATTCGGAACCTGGCCGAGCCCGTCCTCGAACGGGGTTATGACTTCATCGCCCCTTACTACCGTCGCTATAAGTACGACGGCACGATCACGAATACCATCGTCTATAACCTGACCCGGGCCCTCTACGGCCTCCAGATCCGCCAGCCCATCGGCGGCGACTTTGCCCTCTCCCAGACGGCCGTCCGGCGGTATCTGGAGCACGACGTATGGGAGACCGACGTGGCCCGCTTCGGCGTGGACGCCTGGCTGACGGTCACGGCCATCGTCCATCGATTCCGCATCGGCCAGGCCCGCCTGGGCACGAAGGTCCACGACGTCAAGGACCCGGCCGAGCATCTGGGCCCCATGTTCCGGCAGGTCGTCGGGACGGTCTTTACCCTCATGCAGACCCACGAGGCCTTCTGGAAGTCCGTCCGGGGAAGTCAGCCCGTCGAAATCCTGGGCGAAGAGCCGCCGGGCCGGCCCGAGCCCTTCAGCATCTCGATGGAGCCCCTCCTGGAGGCCTTCCGCTTGGGCGTCCTCTACTTCGGTCCCCTGTGGCAGAACGTCCTGGACCCCCCGACGTACCATGCCCTCCTGGACCTGGCCTACCGGCCGGCCGAGGAGTTTCGCCTCCCCATCGAGACGTGGGTTCGGTGCGTCTACGCCTTTGCCGTGACGTACAAGAACTGGCCTCGCCACAAGGGCAAGCTCCTCGACATCATGCTTCCCCTGTACAACGCCCGGGTCGCCTCGCTGATCAACGAGCTGGCCGACGTGCCGGACGCCGAGGCGGAGGCCTTCTTTGACGCCCAGGCCGCCGTCTTCGAGGCCCTCAAGGACGAACTCGTGCGCCGATGGGACGACCCCCAGGAGGCCCAGAAGTGGAAAGCCGCCGCCCCGACCGGGCCCCGACGGGCGGTCGTCCTCATCGGGGCCGGACCGACGGCCCGGACGGTCGCCCGATACCTGTCGGCCACCCGACCCGTATGGCTGGTCGACCGGAACCGGGAGAACTGCGAGGAAGCGGCCCGCGCCGGCCTCCAGGTCGTCGAGGGCGACGCCCTCCGACGGGAAGTCCTGGAGACGGCCCACGCCGGAGAGGCGGCCCTCCTGATTGCGATGACCCCCAACGACGAAGTCAACGTCCTGAGCACCCGACTGGCCCGGCGCGACTTGGCCGTCCCGACCGTCTTCGTCCTGGAAGCGGGAGACCGCCCGGATGAGCTCCGGGAGGCCCTCCGGGGCGCGCAGGCCCGAGGCTTCCGACTGGGCGCCTTCGAGGTCCAGGACTGGGACTGGTGGATCGAACACGGGCGGACGACCGAGACGGTCCTTGTCGTCCAGGAAGCCACGACGCCCGAGCAGTTTCTGCAGAATCTCACGGACCGCCTCTTCATGCCCATCGCCGTCATCCGGGGGTCCGAGCATTTCTTCTTCTGGGAGGTCGACCGCCTCGAGCCGTCCGACCGGGTCCTGGGCCTCGCCGTCGCCGAGCCGTAA
- the adh gene encoding Alcohol dehydrogenase: MQVQAAVLTDFRPDGWRIEARDVEASPGEVVLRVRAAGICGRDRVIVRGGFRNLRPPLVLGHEVFGDVDGRPYAVYPFLTCRQCGFCLSGEENLCEGDFQVLGETRPGGYAEAVAVPESLLLPLPTDAYADYAAAACAVATTFHAVRQAGVGPGARVLVTGAGGGVGIHMVQVLRQMGLAVIAMVSKAKADVVAGLGVEVLSPQDRPPVVDAVFENVGAPTINLSLAALRRKGTLVWVGNVTGEAPRLLRPAVTIMREHRIVGSAAYTRREWALALEWIGSGRVRPFYRTFPLAAVAEAYAALDRGEVVGRAVLVP, translated from the coding sequence ATGCAGGTGCAGGCGGCGGTCCTGACGGACTTTCGACCCGACGGATGGCGCATCGAGGCCCGGGACGTCGAGGCCTCGCCGGGCGAGGTCGTCCTGCGGGTCCGGGCGGCCGGCATCTGCGGCCGGGACCGGGTCATCGTCCGGGGCGGTTTTCGGAACCTCCGGCCGCCTTTGGTCCTCGGGCATGAGGTCTTCGGGGACGTCGACGGCCGACCCTACGCCGTCTATCCGTTTCTGACATGCCGGCAGTGCGGCTTCTGCCTCTCGGGGGAGGAGAACCTCTGTGAGGGCGATTTCCAGGTCTTGGGCGAAACGCGTCCCGGCGGATACGCCGAGGCCGTCGCCGTCCCGGAAAGTCTTCTGCTCCCGCTCCCGACCGACGCTTACGCCGACTATGCGGCGGCCGCCTGCGCCGTGGCGACGACCTTTCACGCCGTCCGGCAGGCCGGCGTCGGACCGGGGGCTCGCGTCCTCGTGACGGGCGCCGGGGGCGGCGTCGGCATCCACATGGTCCAGGTCCTTCGGCAGATGGGCCTGGCGGTCATCGCTATGGTGTCGAAGGCGAAGGCCGACGTCGTGGCGGGCCTGGGCGTCGAGGTCCTCTCGCCCCAGGACCGGCCGCCCGTCGTGGACGCCGTCTTCGAGAACGTCGGCGCTCCGACGATCAACCTGAGCCTGGCGGCCCTCCGGCGGAAGGGGACGCTCGTGTGGGTCGGCAACGTCACGGGCGAGGCGCCCCGGCTCCTGCGGCCGGCCGTGACGATCATGCGGGAGCACCGCATCGTCGGCTCGGCGGCTTACACCCGACGGGAGTGGGCCCTGGCCCTCGAGTGGATCGGGTCGGGCCGGGTCCGGCCGTTCTATCGGACGTTCCCCCTGGCGGCCGTCGCCGAGGCCTATGCGGCCCTCGACCGGGGCGAGGTCGTCGGCCGGGCCGTCCTGGTGCCCTAA